DNA from Campylobacter concisus:
TTTGCAGTTTATATCCGTACCACCGATGTTTGGTGTGGCTTTTAAAATAACGCTTATAGCTGTGATTTTATCATCTCTCTGGGAGAGTGGGTCATTAAAAACCCAGATCTCGAAGGCAAGACCTCTAGCCTCATCATGTGAAACCACTCTTACCTCTTTTAGGTCTTTTGCTTCAAAGCCACACTGTTTGTTTATGCCAAGCATCACGTCATTTCCTAGCACAGATCCTAGCGGTGCGAAACTTGGTGCAATTTCGCCGTTTGGCATCTCTTGATAGATTTCTGCTTGGCTTGTCTCTTTTACCTTGACAAGCTTGTAGGCGTAGAAATTTTCGAGATTATTTTTATTTGCTTGATCAATTATCCTTTGATTGCTGCTAGCACACCCCACAAAAAGCACGCAGACAAGGGCTAAAATTCCATTTTTAAAAGTCATCAAAGCTAATGCTTCCCTTGCTGTAGTTTGTCACCTTTGCTTCAAAGAAATTTGACTTTTGGTCGTTAAATTTCGCAAAGTCATCGACCCATTTGATCGGGTGAGTGACGTTGTATTTGCGTTTTAGACCGATCGCAACTAGACGTTGATCGATGAGGTAGTGGATATACTGCTCGATGATATCATCAGTAAAGCCCATTATCTGGTTTTGGGTGATGTATTTGCCCCATTTTATCTCTAAATTTCCAGCTTTTTCAAACATATCATAAATTTTTGCCTCAGTTTCAGGCGTAAAGAGATCGGGTCTTTCTTTGCGGACTGAATTTATCATGTTTTGAAATAGAAGCAGGTGCGTGATCTCGTCGCGTTGGATGAAGCGGATCATTTGAGCTGAGCCTAGCATCTTGCCAGCACGTGCTAGAGCGTAGATCGCTGTAAAGCCGCTGTAAAAGTAGATGCCCTCTAAAATTTGGTTTGCAACCATCGCAAGAAGTAGCTTCTCGTCAGTTACTTCACCTGCAAGCTCCTCGTATACGCTTGAGATGTAGTCATTTTTCTCACGCAAGACGTCGTCGTGCTTCTCCATCTCGTAGATGAGGTCGGTATTGTCACAGATCGCTTCGACCATGACGGCGTAGGACTTGGAGTGGTTTGCCTCTTCGTAGGCTTGGCGGCTTAGTACGGCGTTGATCTCTGGTGCGGTGATGTAAGGGTTGATGTTATCGGCTAGGTTGTTTGTCTGGAAGCTATCCATCGAGATGAGCTGGCTCCAAACTAGATCATACATGCGTTTTTCGGCCTCTGTGAGGTTGTAGGCGTAGTCTCGCACGTCGTCTGTGGTGTCGACCTCTTTTGGAAACCAGGTGTTTGCCTCCATGAGGTCCCAAAGCTTTAACGCCCACTCGTATTTTGCCTTGGTGAAATTTAAAATGCCGTGTGGGTTGCCGTTAAAGACTCTTCTGTCGGTCAAATTTTCATTTGAACTTGGGTTGTATATGCGTTTTCTGTTCATAAATTTCTCTCTTGTTTGTGGTAAAAATTTCTTAAAATATTACCCAAAGCAAGGTAAAAATTTACTTTTATTTAGAGCGCCTTAGTCCTTTTTATGGTCATTAAAAAGCCAGTTATGATCAGCAAAACTGCGATAACGCATGATACTGCAAATACGACCTGACCGACCTCGCCAAACATCTCTCCAGTGTGCAAGCTAAGCACCTTTCGCCCAGCCTTTTTGGCCTCTGGGATACTATCACTCTTGCTAACAAGCTTATTTTCTTTTATCTTGCCAGCGCTAGTGTCAAGCTTTAGTTTGCCCACTTGGCTCTCGCTAGTTTCATAGTTTATAGTGTAGGTGCTTTGGTTATTTTCAGGAATGTTTATCGTGAGTGATTTTAGATCTAGTGTGACATTTTCTTTAAAAATTTGCTTCGCAGTCTCGATCTCTTTAAATTTCTCGTCGCTTATTGAGAGTAAATTTGATTGTGGTAGACTTTTTTTCATTGGAGCTGTTTTTAGGTCAAAAAATATACTATTTACACCGCTTCTGACCCATCCATAAGACCAGTAAAGTCCAGTTAGTGACATCACCACAAGTAAGATCGCCACGTAGGTGCCAAGGCTGGTGTGAAGGTTGTAGAAGCAGGCGTAGCCCTTTGCTTTTGGTTTAATTTTTAGTGAATTTAAGAAATTTCGCTTGATCGCTGGTGCGTAGAGGATGAGGCCACTGATAGCAAGCAGAGCCATGATGATAGAGCTAATGGCAACTATTTGTTTGCCAATATTGGCTGGTATTTTGCTATCAAGCAAGGCAAGACCTAAATTTCTATGAAGACTTAAGATAATGATACGAAATTTCTCACCCCAATCCTCGCTAATAACTTCGCCACTTCTTGGATCTATGAAGAAATTTAATTGCTTTTTATCCTTTGTAATGCTTATACGATAAGCTTCATTTTCTCCACCTATTTGTAAGCTTTCAAGCGTATCAAATTGAATCTCACTTTTTGCTTTAGCTAGGAGTTCATTTAAACTTAAATTTGTTTTTTCGCTAGGAACTAGGTTTATAAAATTTTTATTTATCGCACTTTTGATCTCTTCTCTATAAGACGCAAATGGTGCTGAAAGAGTCATGAATATTAGCGGAATAGCCGCAATTAGTCCAATTATTAGGTGGATGTTGAAGATGATTTTTCCTCGTTTTAAAAACATTTTTTTCCTTTAAATTTTAATAGCGAATATTATTTTATTTTTTGTTAAGAGGAGATAAATTTGGTAAGAAATTTGCTATTTATTTTGAGCGATCGGTAAGAGATACTCAAAGGTTCTGATGACTGCGTTTAGATCCTTTTTATTTAGAGATTTAAATGGTTTTAGTAAGTGATAAAGTGGTTTAAATTTTATAATTAGCTGTAGTGAGCGCGCGTAAATTTCACTCCCTCCGGTTGCCAAATATTCGCTAATGACTTCGCTTGCAAACTCGTCTGAAATTTTAAAACGAAATAACTCATCTATAAAAACAAGCAGATCGCGACACTTTTGAAGCTCTAGGTCATGGCTAAAAAATTTTGACTCAAAGTCTAAAAATTTTATCTCGTCATTTTTTATGGCGATATCCCTAAGGGCTGGGCGTCCGTGTGCAAAATTTAGTGCATGAAGCCCAGCTAGTGCGCGGGCTGCTTTTAGTAGAATTTCATGTTTAAATCTTTCATTGTTGCTATACTTAAAAAGCTGAGAAATCGGTTCACCGACATCTTCTATCACGAAAAACTCATCGCTTTTTAGAATGAGTTTTGGGGCAGGAGCTTTGGCTTCGTTTAAAATTTCAAGTTTCTTTATTTCGTTGGCAAATGATTTATAAGGATTTGGCTTGAAAATTTTAGTTAAAAAGCCACCTTCAATGTTTTTTTCAATACGTTTTAACCAAAATTTTTGTCCATCAAATTCAAAGCTAAAGATACGATCATTGCCGTCACTATGACTTTTTAAAATTTCATTGACATATTGTTTTAAATTTTGCATATTTGTAATTTAGCGAAAGAAATCTGAATTTTTACATATATGTGGCGTAAATTTTAGTAAAAAGTAGTGAAAATATATTAAGCAAAAGAGATAGTAAAGCACTGGTGGAGTTAAGCGGGATCGAACCGCCGACCTCTTGAATGCCATTCAAGCGCTCTCCCAGCTGAGCTATAACCCCAAATAGATTTTGGCATTTTATCTTTTTATGGCTTACAATATTTTGAAATTTGTTTTAGCAAAATAAAATTTTAAGCAATTTTTGGATAATATTGCAAACTTTAACGCGGGAATAGCTCAGGGGTAGAGCACAACCTTGCCAAGGTTGGGGTCGCGAGTTCGAATCTCGTTTCCCGCTCCATTAACTTAGCCCGAGTGGCGGAATGGTAGACGCAAGGGACTTAAAATCCCTCGGTAGTTTTTACCGTACCGGTTCAAGTCCGGTCTCGGGCACCACGATATGGCGACATGGCCAAGTGGTAAGGCATGAGCCTGCAAAGCTTTGATCCCCGGTTCGAATCCGGGTGTCGCCTCCAAACTTCAAAAATAACTACTCAAAGGAATAATAGTGAGAAATTTATTTTTAGCAGCTTGTATAGCATTTTTTGTAGCTGGTTGTTCAAATACTTGGCATGGCGTAAAAGAAGATACTCATAATGCCAAAGAATGGACTAAAGAAAAGATAAATGATGGAGCTACATATATTAAAGAAAAAACAGAGTAAATTTTAGAGATTATAGTAAATTTTAAGCAAAGTTGGTTATAATCACAAATCTTTAATTCGGGAGATGGCTGAGCGGTCGAAAGCGGCGGTCTTGAAAACCGTTGAGGTGTGAAAGCCTCCTGGGGTTCGAATCCCTATCTCCCGGCCACCTATCTAATTCCTTGTTTATTTTATAAAGCATTACCTAGATTTATCGTTCATAATGGCTATAAAAAAATTTCTATAAATATTCAGTCCAAAATTTACTAAAACTAAAAATAGTAGTAAATTTCTTATTCAAAGTAAGATATTGTAAGATAAGGAAAAGTTTAAGAGTTTTTATATTTTATTTTTGACTATCTTAAATTCTCAAAATAATATTTGTAGTAGCACATCCAAAATACATAATAGGTAGTAATCCTGTGTATAAATATATGTAAAATTAATAATATTGAATAAAGAATTTAAGACGAATTCAAAATAAGAATTTAAACTAAAGCAATCCATGAAAATAGTTTAAAGTTAAAGTGGCGGCTATGTTTTATGTAGTCTAGGTTCTATTTATATTTAATAGATAAAAGTACAACAGACAAAAAATAAACTACTTGCTAATAAATATTTTTTTGAAATATTATTTTGAGAGAATATCTAGCCACATAAAAGTAGCTAGATAAGGAAAAATTTCTAAAAATTTTAGATTTTTAAAAGCTCGGCTTCTTTTTCTTTTACAAGAGTATCGATTTTTGCAGTGTAGGTGTCAGTTATCTTTTGAACCTCATCTTGTCCCTTTTTGCTCTCGTCCTCAGTTATAGCTTTGTCTTTTTCAAGCTTTTTGACTTCATCATTTGCATCTTTTCTTACGTTTCTTATACTAACTTTGGCTTTTTCCCCCATTGATTTTGCATGTTTTGCATTTTCTTGGCGTTGCTCGACGGTCATAGGTGGGAAAAATAGCTTAACACTCTCACCATCACTATTTGGATTGACACCGATATTTGCTGCTTGGATAGCCGATGATATGGCTTTTATCATACTTTTTTCCCAAGGCGTGATAGCGATAGTTGAAGCGTCGCTTGTAAGCACAGTGGCTACTTGGTTAAGTGGAGTTGGCGAACCATAATAATCAACCATTACATGATCTACAATATTAATGTTTACCTTACCCGTTCTAAGCGTTGTAAAGTCACGTTTTAATGAAGCTATTGCTTTTTCGCAGCCTTCTTTTTGTGTTTCGTAAATTTTATTTAGCATTGATGTCCTTTATTAGAAGTTTTGTACTTCGTTGATGATCTACTTTTAGTGATATTAAAACTTTGCGTTTATCGAGCGGTGGGTTAAATTTACACTCAAAAACACCATTTGTCATAGGTACCTTTTTAAAGCCATTAAAGCCAGTCATAAAAAAACTACCTTCGCTAGCATTTGTATCAGTTTTTATAATAAGTTTGTCTATTGCATTATTTTGTGGATAGCTATCTGGAAATATCCACTGGGCATTTAAAAATTTGCTATTAAACGTTAGTGCTATTTTGGTACCGTTCATTACGGGCGTTCTGTAAAGATCAAAAACATCGCTTTTATCTGAAACTGCGCCTGAGTTTTGATTTAAAAGTGCTAAAAAGCCAAATTCCTTTGCAAGAGCAACCACTCTACTATCGATCTCGCCGTAAGGTACTGCGAAGTATTTTGGCTTATAGCCCATGTGTTTTTCAAAGGTTTCAACGCCCTTTTGAAAATCCTCTCTTAATGCCTCATCGCTAAGCTTCGTCATCCTTGGATGAGCGTACGAGTGGTACCCAATCTCGCCATAAGCCTCAAGTTCTTTAATCTGATCAAAATCCAAATAATCGCCATATTTATTTGCACTGGCTTCCACATAAAGCATTAGTGCAAATGGATAGTTATACTCTTTAAATACACTAAGGGCCTTGTCATAGAAACTTTTATAACCATCATCTACAGTGATGACGATCCAGTTATCAGGTATTTTTTCGCCAGCATTTACAGCATCGACTAGCTTTGAGAGTTTAACGACTTCATAGCCATTATTTTTGAAATATTCAAACTGCTCTCTTAAATTTTTAATAGAAATATCAGTGCTTGTATGTCTTGGATCATCAAAGCGATGATAGACTAAAATATGAGCGTCTGCTAAAGCAAATGTTAGCGTCAAGAATGACGCTAAAAGTGTTTTTATCATTGTTATTTTGCTGGAGTTTGTGGTGCACTAGGAGCTGATGGTACGTCGTTTGACTTTGGTATGACTAGAGATTTACTATCGACGCTATCAACGATAGAGCGTTTTAGATCTTTATTGTAGAAGTATCCAAGTGCAAGTGTATTTAAGATAAATAAAATACCTACGATAAAAGTAAATTTAGCTAAAAATCCAGCTGGTCCTTTTGCTCCAAAAAGACTCTCGTTACTTCCGCTATATGCCCCAAGTCCGATAGATGAGCTTTTTTGAAGTAAAACAGCGATAGTTATGATGACAGCTAGAGCAAACTGTAAGATCAAAAATATTAAACTCACGAAATTTCCTTTAAATTTTTAAAAATAATTGGTTGCGATTATACAAGAAAAGATTTAAATTTTTAGTTAAAGTTCTTTTTCAAGCTCATAAAGCTCGTATCTTATGCTTTTAAAAAGCTCGGCTCGCTCTAAATTTATAAGCTTAAAGCACTCTTCAAGCACGCGGGCGCTCTCCTGGGCACGCTTGAAATTTGCAGTGATTATCTCGTCTAAATTTTCTCTAGCTTGCTCGCTTTTTGTGCTAGTTTTTAAGACATCTTCTTGTGAATTTCTAAATTTTAAAAATTCTTTTTGTGGGATCTTTGCTTTATGGCGGAGGGATTTTATTTTGTAGGCGAGCTTAGCGTCATCAAAGACATATCTTTTTATATCTTCAACAACGCGAAGCCCTTCTTTTAGCCTATTTAGATTCGCATCTATCACTCGGTAGATGCGCTCATCTTTAGTCATTTCTATTAAAAATTCCTAAAATTTGTAGCAATGATGTAAATAGATTTACAAAATCAAGATACAAAGCAACTGCACCTTCAACTGGTGTTTCATAGTTTCCACGGATAATATTTTGCGTATCAAAAAGTATATATGCACTAAACAAGATCGATGAGATACTTGCGATTACAAGTTGAAACATTGTACTTTTAACGAAAATATTGATAATAGCTGCTGCAACAATAACAATTAAGGTTATGAACAACATTTTACCCATTGTTGTAAAGTCGCGCTTTGTATTCATTGCAAAGACACTTAACGCACCAAAAGCAACTGTTGTTAGTCCAAATGCTTGAGCCACGATACCAGCACCACTTGGCATAGCAAGGATCGCTGAAAGTAGCGGAGTTAGCGTAAGGCCACTTATAAAAGTAAATGCAAATAGAAGTATTAAATTTAATCCCTCTTTGCGTTTAGCTGCCATTAAGCCAAAAAGTAGTGCAAACTCGACTATAACAAGTCCCCAAAACAAAAATCTATTTGCCGCAAAAACACCAGCAATGCTAATGCCTACATAGGCACCAGCTGTAGCTGAAAGTAGTGATGCTGCAAAAAGTTGATAAGTTTGTTTTATAAAAGTGCTTAGCGAGCTTTGAGAGTACGCAAGTTCTTCTTGATTTTGTTTTGCGTAGTTCCTATCATATAGACTCATTTTATCTCCTTATGAATTTTTGAATGAGTTTAGCCTAAAATAATTAAACAATGAATAAAAAGAATTTTAATAAATTATATTAGTTAAAAATTTATATATTAAAGTATTTTTTAGATTAAATAAAAGTTGCTATAATCGCGTAAAAATATAAAAAATGGAGATAAATTTCTATGGATGACTCGCTACTTGAAGGTGCGGTAAAATTTATGGAAGATGGCTTTTTAGAGCATGAAGAGCTCTTTAAAAGTCTACAAAATAGACAAGACCCACATACCCTTTTTATATCCTGTGTTGATTCAAGAGTAGTACCGAATTTGATAACAAACTGCCTCCCAGGCGAGCTTTTTATGGTGCGAAATATCGCAAACATCGTGCCACCTTATAGAGTGAGCGAGGAATTTTTGGCAACGACTTCTGCTATCGAATATGCATTAGAGCTTTTAAATATCAAAAATATTATTATTTGCGGGCACTCTGACTGTGGTGGATGTGCAGCGCTTTATATGGATGAAAAAAAGCTCAAAACTACACCAAATGTTAGAAATTGGATAAAGCTAATAGAACCAATTAAGAGAGAAGTGCTTAAATTTACAAGCGACGATCCAGCAAAGATGGCGTGGCTAACTGAGAGATTAAATGTGATAAATTCGATCGAAAATATAATGACTTATCCAAATGTAAAAGAGGAGTATGAAAGAGGAAATCTTCAAATTTATGGCTGGCACTACATTATAGAAACCGGTGAAATTTTCAGCTACGATTTAAAAGAGGGCACATTCAAACTTTTAGCAGATAAAAGGGATGAAAATGCGTAAAATTTTAACCATCGTCTTGCTCTCATTTATAATGCTTTTTGGTGCTGAAAATAATAAAACTCAAGAAGAAAATATACTAAGCCTAACAAATCAAATTTTAACTTTAAATAATCAAATCCAAATCATAAAAGCACAGCAAAAAGATACAAACTCAACGAAAGCTGATAATTCAAATTTAGCTGGACTTCAAAAGAAAAAAAATGACCTTTTGGAAAAAATTCCACTATATGTTATGCAGATTGAAGTAACTCAAAACGATATTGATAAATTTATTTTGCAAAAAAATAATTTAGAAAAAAAAGTAGCTAGATTAGAGAAGCAATCAAACAAAGATGCTTACGTTCAAAGTGCTATTGAGCTTGAGAAAATGAAGATAGATTATGCTTATTTATCGGCTTTAATTAATCTTGAAGAGATATTTAAAAAAGGTGCTAAAGCAAACTCTATAAAAGAGGTTATAGATAACGGACTTTTAAATTTACAAACAAATTCTTACGTCAGCATAAAAGAGCTAAAAGATTCGCTAAATGAGACTTCAAGCTCTTACGATAACGCATTTGCCGAGCTTGATCTAAAAAAAGAAACTGATGAGGAAATCTTAATCTATCTTAAAAACAATGCCGATCTTCTAAGCTCAAGCATGATCTTATCAGAGCTAAATTTAGTCGATACGGTCGAATATATAAATAAGCTAACTTCTATAAATTCGGCAAAATTTAACGTTGGCAAGATCGTAGTTATAATCGTAGTATTTTTATTTTTTGTCTCACTTACAAGAATTCTCGCCAAGCTTACATACTGGCTTATGTCACTCATTGCATCGGGCGAAGGTGTAAAGGAGGCAAAGGATCAGATAGTAGATATCGTTAAAAAGCCTATCTCTGCACTTCTTATCATTTATGCACTAAATATTTGTATCGGTGTTGGCTTTTATCCAGTGCCAGTGCCACTAACTCTAGCAAATATTTTTTCGATCGTCTATATAGTCGCATTTTCATGGCTTGTTTTAACTATCCTAAATGGCTATGGCATAGTAATAATCGATAAAATCGCACAAAAGAGTAGACGAAAAGAGGTCGTAAATTTAGTTTTAAAAGTAGTCTATGTAATTGTATTAATAATCGCACTTTTACTAATTCTTCAAAAGCTTGGCTTTGATATATCAGCACTCATAGCTTCACTTGGTATCGGCGGTCTTGCTGTTGCATTTGCGGCAAAAGACATCATCGCAAACTTCTTTGCTTCTGTTATGATGCTTTTTGATAATTCATTTTCGCAAGGTGACTGGATAGTTTGTGGTGATATAGAGGGTACTGTTGTTGAGGTTGGCTTTAGAAAGACGACTATCAGAAGTTTTGATAATGCTTTAATCTTTGTGCCAAACTCAAAGCTAGCAAGTGATCCTGTTAGAAACTGGAGTAGAAGAAAAGTTGGTAGACGTATCAGAATGCTAATAGGCATTGAGTATGGAGCGACAACTGATGAGATTAAAAAATGTGTAGATGATATAAAAACTATGTTGATAAATCATCCAGATATTGCTAAAAGTGAGGATATAACAGCAAAGAAAAAAGGGCTAAAATATAGACAAAGTATAGTTTCAGTTGATGATTATGCTGGATATAAATCAAATTTATTTGTCGTAGTTGATGATTTTGCAGATAGCTCGATAAATATCTTAGTTTATTGTTTTGCAAAGACTATCGTTTGGGGAGAATTTTTAGATGTCAAGCAAGATGTAATGCTAAAGATTATGGATATTTTAAAGCAAAATGGTCTAAATTTCGCATTCCCAAGCCAAAGCTTGTATATTGAAAGTGTCAAAGATAAAATTTAAGGAGAAAACAATGAGTGATGATTTTGACTATGAAGAAGTAGAAGAAGACTACTCTGAATTTAATGACGATGAGGACGATAGTACCGGTAGTTATGACTATAATTACGATGAAAATGACTACAACTACGAAGATAGTGATGAGGACGAAGATAGTTACGACTCTTATTAGAAATACTTAATGAAATTTAATGGAATAAATTTACAGGGAGTTTTGTTTGACACACGATTTTGTAGATCAAAGTAGTTATAAAGCGATCGATGATATCTATAAAACGATATTAGATGTTATGATTGTTGCAAATGCACTATCTTTATTGCTTTTTATGATCATAGCTACACCACTACTTTTTATGTGCTTATTTTTTATAGCAGCTGGAATATTGCTTAGAATAAAATTTGACATAAAATATAGAGTATTAATATCCCTTGCATTTCACCTAAATATCATATTGCTTGTTACTATTATTGTTACTACTATGGGTTGGAATACTGGAATTTGGATAATACTTGTTGGTGTAATTTTTATAAACTACTTCCTAGCGTTTGATTCAAAGAGTCTTACTTATATAATGGCATTTTTAGAATTAATCTTGCTTATACTTCTTTATTTTATTCACAAAGATGAGGCACCACTGATCCCATCGGCTATACGAGGGTCGATAGTTATATGCAGTATTGTTTTTGCTTTTTTTATTGTTTTAAGACTTTCAATGTTTGCAGATATCATCACTTCTAGTGGATATCAGCAAATAAGAAAAGAGACGGAAGAGCTTGAAAAAGACTCAAAGCATGATTTTTTAACGCAGCTTTTAAATAGAAGAACAATAGAAAAAACTTTAAGATTTGAACTAGTTGCTAATAAGGAAAGAAGTGGTAATACAAATTTAGTCATAATGCTAGGCGATATTGATAATTTTAAAAAAATAAACGATACATACGGGCATGACTGCGGTGATGAGGTCTTAAAAGATGTAGCCAGTGCTTTAAAGAAATCATTTAGAGGTAAAGACTATGTTTGCCGCTGGGGTGGAGAAGAATTTTTGATAATCTTGCCCGATACAAAGATAGAATTTATCCACGAAGTGAGTAAAAGACTTAAAAAACAGATAAACAACGCAAAGCTTCCAGATAAAACTCCAGTTACTATGACCTTTGGCATGCTAATATGTGCAAATGGTGTTGAGGTGGATTTTGAGCAAGCCATAACTTTAGTAGACAAGCTGCTTTATGAAGGCAAGCTAAATGGCAAAGACCGTATCGAATTAGAAATTTTAAAAAAGGGCTTGGATGCGTAGAATTTCACTCTATACGGCTCAAAAAATTATCATATTTTCAATATTATTAACTCACGTCTGTTATTTTTTTATTTTTTTATTTATGAAAGAAGAAATTCTAGCAGTTATGAATGTATTTTCAGTAGCAACCTATCTTTTTCTTTTAAGGCTTATTTACGATAGCCCTGAAAATAACAAGATAACAATGGTAATAGTCCAGCTTGAAATTTTATTTCATGCATTAGTTTGTATGCTGACACTTGGATGGGGATATGGATTTGGGTTATTGTTTTTAGCGTCGTCGCTAATACTATTTTTTACTTCATTTACCTATAAATTTTTTAACTACATAATAGTTGCAGTGCAAATAATTTTATCCATAGCCTGCTATGTATATTTAGATGGACAGCCTGTAAAAAATTTTGACGGCTTTAGAGATCTACTTTTTGTTTTTAACTTAAGTATGGTTTGTATATTTTCGGTTGTTGTTTCGTACCTTTTGGAAAGCTCAAATTTATTTATATTTTTAAGTATCTTAGAGGAAAAAGAGATGGCTGAAAATATCTTAAATCACGATCCATTAACAGGGCTTTTAAATCGTACTTCGATGCAGAAAATTTTAAGCCAAAACGATCTATATAAAAATAGGGACTTTGCTATCGTTATGTGCGATATTGATAACTTTAAAAAAATAAATGACACTTATGGACACGGCGCAGGAGATGCTGTTTTAAAAAGCTTATCAGGCATATTTAAAAACACATTTAGAGATAAAGATAGAGTAGCTAGATTTGGCGGAGAAGAATTTTTAGCAGTCGTCTTGGGCGTAAAAAAAGACGCAGCTGTAAGTATCGTAGAACGTGTTAGAGAGACTTTGAGTAAAAATATAGTTGAGTTTGAAAACATAAAGATCAACGCA
Protein-coding regions in this window:
- a CDS encoding GGDEF domain-containing protein — encoded protein: MTHDFVDQSSYKAIDDIYKTILDVMIVANALSLLLFMIIATPLLFMCLFFIAAGILLRIKFDIKYRVLISLAFHLNIILLVTIIVTTMGWNTGIWIILVGVIFINYFLAFDSKSLTYIMAFLELILLILLYFIHKDEAPLIPSAIRGSIVICSIVFAFFIVLRLSMFADIITSSGYQQIRKETEELEKDSKHDFLTQLLNRRTIEKTLRFELVANKERSGNTNLVIMLGDIDNFKKINDTYGHDCGDEVLKDVASALKKSFRGKDYVCRWGGEEFLIILPDTKIEFIHEVSKRLKKQINNAKLPDKTPVTMTFGMLICANGVEVDFEQAITLVDKLLYEGKLNGKDRIELEILKKGLDA
- a CDS encoding GGDEF domain-containing protein produces the protein MKEEILAVMNVFSVATYLFLLRLIYDSPENNKITMVIVQLEILFHALVCMLTLGWGYGFGLLFLASSLILFFTSFTYKFFNYIIVAVQIILSIACYVYLDGQPVKNFDGFRDLLFVFNLSMVCIFSVVVSYLLESSNLFIFLSILEEKEMAENILNHDPLTGLLNRTSMQKILSQNDLYKNRDFAIVMCDIDNFKKINDTYGHGAGDAVLKSLSGIFKNTFRDKDRVARFGGEEFLAVVLGVKKDAAVSIVERVRETLSKNIVEFENIKINATMTFGVVAHDGTGEFNLEKMIKQADNLLYVGKRSGKNIVMSADYDPKV